A window of Amycolatopsis australiensis contains these coding sequences:
- a CDS encoding S1 family peptidase — protein sequence MRKSSGRFARAAAALAGSCAAFATLAAAPASATTTVTPMPPGAQPSIIDGSTAQNPGYITRFNGHANGYTFFCTSTLIGARWVLTAKHCMYDNTGSRLSDIDLYIGSNSASGGVHAKASSTYVYSGGDLALIKLDTTGGSTFSRLASSSSDAQVGDAARVYGWGATQATDEGNHQSSVLKQASVQISDTYADDYFGGPGIAADTLDGAVAGGDSGGPMIDDGVQVGVCSTSDRSSTTTYAGVAAGRDWIRRITGI from the coding sequence ATGCGCAAGTCCTCCGGCCGGTTCGCCCGCGCCGCCGCGGCGCTCGCCGGTTCGTGCGCCGCGTTCGCGACGCTCGCGGCCGCCCCGGCGTCGGCGACCACCACGGTCACGCCGATGCCGCCCGGCGCCCAGCCGTCGATCATCGATGGCAGCACGGCCCAGAACCCCGGTTACATCACCCGGTTCAACGGCCACGCCAACGGCTACACGTTCTTCTGCACCAGCACCTTGATCGGCGCACGCTGGGTGCTGACCGCCAAGCACTGCATGTACGACAACACCGGGTCGCGCCTGAGCGACATCGACCTCTACATCGGCTCGAACAGCGCTTCCGGTGGCGTGCACGCGAAAGCGTCGTCGACGTACGTGTACTCCGGCGGCGACCTCGCGCTGATCAAGCTGGACACGACCGGCGGCAGCACGTTCTCCCGGCTCGCGAGCAGCTCCTCGGACGCGCAGGTGGGCGACGCCGCCCGCGTCTACGGCTGGGGCGCCACCCAGGCCACCGACGAAGGCAACCACCAGTCGTCGGTGCTGAAGCAGGCCTCGGTGCAGATCTCCGACACCTACGCCGACGACTACTTCGGCGGCCCGGGCATCGCCGCCGACACGCTCGACGGCGCCGTGGCCGGCGGCGACTCCGGCGGCCCGATGATCGACGACGGCGTGCAGGTCGGCGTGTGCTCGACCAGCGACCGGTCCAGCACCACGACCTACGCCGGCGTCGCGGCGGGCCGCGACTGGATCCGCCGGATCACCGGCATCTGA
- a CDS encoding class I SAM-dependent methyltransferase, which yields MNAVTDAVVPLLRRQEEQLAELRAENRRIYDRLIEFEIRTRRDVVYAADRQAAHESAEFVRAHMPDAPRFDDPHRTLEHALSLAPTGGMALEFGVYTGSTLKIIAAARTSGGVFGFDSFEGLPEDWRVDFPAGSFSVDGLPDVAGAELVVGWFSDTLPGFLDAHPGPVDFVHVDADLYSSTKTVLDLVGPRLRPGSVLVFDEFFNFPGWQEHEYRALREYVERTGVSVSYEGYSYANEQVIVRITG from the coding sequence ATGAACGCCGTCACGGACGCCGTCGTCCCTCTGCTGAGACGGCAGGAAGAGCAGCTTGCCGAACTGCGGGCCGAGAACCGGCGGATCTACGACCGGCTCATCGAGTTCGAGATCCGCACGCGGCGCGACGTCGTCTACGCGGCCGACCGGCAAGCCGCCCACGAATCCGCCGAATTCGTCCGGGCCCACATGCCCGACGCGCCGCGGTTCGACGATCCGCACCGGACCCTCGAACACGCGCTTTCCCTCGCGCCGACCGGCGGTATGGCGCTCGAATTCGGCGTCTACACCGGCTCGACACTGAAGATCATCGCGGCCGCCCGGACCTCCGGCGGCGTGTTCGGCTTCGACTCCTTCGAGGGCCTGCCCGAAGACTGGCGCGTCGACTTCCCGGCGGGCAGCTTCAGCGTCGACGGGCTGCCCGACGTCGCCGGCGCCGAACTGGTCGTCGGCTGGTTTTCCGACACCCTGCCGGGCTTCCTCGACGCCCACCCCGGACCGGTCGACTTCGTCCACGTCGACGCGGACCTCTACAGCTCCACGAAGACGGTCCTGGACCTGGTCGGCCCCCGGCTGCGGCCGGGCTCGGTGCTCGTGTTCGACGAGTTCTTCAACTTCCCGGGCTGGCAGGAGCACGAGTACCGGGCGCTGCGGGAGTACGTCGAGCGCACCGGGGTGTCGGTGAGCTACGAGGGCTACTCCTACGCCAACGAGCAGGTCATCGTCCGGATCACCGGCTGA
- a CDS encoding FAD-dependent oxidoreductase yields MSAGRDRRAETHPAPGGVPDAGLLGRRPRAAVVGGGIAGLAAATGLAERGVAVTLFEREAHLGGRAGGWPERLPDGTAVTMSRGFHAFFRQYYNLRALLARTDPGLDRFAPVPDYPLVDPHGRTDTFAGLPRTPPVNALAFALRSPTFRARDLLRLDGRRALPLATVRVPRVYEQLDHLDAASFLSAINFPAAARHLAFEVFSRSFFADPGELSAAELATMFHLYFLGSSEGLLFDVPAEPFPQALWNPLAEYLAGRGTDIRCGTAVDGIVRADGGFRAGGSRFDAVVLACDVPGLRRLVAASPELGTPAWRAAIDGLRTAPPFVVRRLWLDRPVAADRPAFLGTGGLPPLDNISVLDRYEGEARRWTRRTGGSVVELHAYASDGAGLDKRLHELYPETAGARVLGEITLTRQDCPLFPVGGFAHRPGVATPEPGLVLAGDAIRVDLPVALMERAATTGWAAANRLLTEWGVAGHPLRTVPNHGRLRWLDRLTRASPDTT; encoded by the coding sequence GTGAGCGCGGGACGCGACCGCCGGGCGGAGACGCACCCGGCACCCGGCGGGGTTCCCGACGCCGGGCTGCTCGGCCGCCGTCCGCGCGCCGCCGTCGTCGGAGGTGGCATCGCGGGGCTCGCCGCGGCGACCGGGCTGGCCGAACGCGGGGTCGCCGTCACGCTGTTCGAGCGCGAAGCCCACCTCGGCGGCCGCGCCGGCGGCTGGCCGGAGCGGCTCCCGGACGGCACCGCGGTCACGATGAGCCGCGGCTTCCACGCGTTCTTCCGGCAGTACTACAACCTGCGGGCGCTGCTCGCCCGCACCGACCCCGGCCTGGACCGGTTCGCCCCGGTGCCCGACTACCCGCTGGTCGACCCGCACGGGCGCACCGACACGTTCGCGGGGCTGCCGCGGACGCCGCCGGTGAACGCGCTCGCGTTCGCCCTGCGCAGCCCGACGTTCCGCGCCCGCGACCTGCTGCGCCTCGACGGGCGGCGGGCGCTGCCGCTGGCCACGGTACGGGTGCCCCGCGTCTACGAGCAGCTCGACCACCTCGACGCCGCGTCCTTCCTGAGCGCGATCAACTTCCCCGCGGCGGCACGGCACCTCGCGTTCGAGGTGTTCTCACGCAGCTTCTTCGCCGACCCCGGCGAGCTTTCGGCGGCCGAGCTGGCGACGATGTTCCACCTGTATTTCCTGGGTTCGTCCGAAGGGCTGCTGTTCGACGTGCCGGCCGAGCCGTTCCCGCAGGCGCTGTGGAATCCCCTGGCCGAGTACCTCGCGGGGCGCGGCACCGACATCCGCTGCGGGACCGCCGTGGACGGGATCGTCCGGGCGGACGGCGGGTTCCGGGCCGGCGGTTCACGGTTCGACGCCGTGGTGCTGGCTTGCGACGTCCCGGGGCTGCGCCGGCTGGTCGCGGCGTCTCCGGAGCTGGGTACGCCGGCGTGGCGCGCGGCGATCGACGGCTTGCGCACGGCACCGCCGTTCGTGGTGCGGCGGCTGTGGCTCGACCGGCCGGTCGCGGCGGACCGGCCGGCGTTCCTCGGCACCGGGGGTCTCCCGCCACTGGACAACATCAGCGTCCTGGACCGGTACGAGGGCGAAGCCCGCCGGTGGACGCGACGCACGGGCGGCTCGGTGGTGGAGCTGCACGCGTACGCGTCGGACGGGGCGGGGCTCGACAAGCGCCTGCACGAGCTGTACCCGGAGACGGCGGGCGCCCGAGTGCTGGGGGAAATCACGCTGACGCGGCAGGACTGCCCGCTGTTCCCGGTCGGCGGTTTCGCGCACCGGCCGGGTGTCGCGACGCCCGAGCCGGGTCTGGTTCTGGCGGGCGACGCGATCCGGGTGGACCTCCCGGTGGCCTTGATGGAACGCGCGGCGACAACGGGCTGGGCGGCGGCGAACAGGCTGCTGACGGAGTGGGGCGTGGCGGGCCACCCGCTGCGCACGGTCCCGAACCACGGACGGCTCCGCTGGCTCGACCGCCTCACCCGGGCCAGCCCGGACACAACCTGA
- a CDS encoding class I SAM-dependent methyltransferase, producing MNPDGLPRTEVPAAFDAGAAAYDRLVGLNPGYHRDLRISARRLLGRGGRRILDAGCGTGASTAALLAVAPGARVTAIDASAAMLAEARAKPWPSTVDFRHTPAEEPPEGPFDAIFAAYLVRNLADPDATLRRLRGLLRPGGTIALHEYSVRDSRRARWVWNAVCGAIVIPLGRVATGDATLYRHLRRSVLAFDGLADLGDRLSRAGFTDVRTGTVPGWSRGIVHTVLGTAP from the coding sequence ATGAACCCCGACGGCCTGCCCCGCACCGAAGTGCCGGCGGCGTTCGACGCGGGCGCCGCCGCCTACGACCGGCTCGTCGGGCTGAACCCCGGCTACCACCGCGACCTGCGGATTTCGGCGCGCCGGCTGCTCGGCCGCGGCGGACGGCGGATCCTCGACGCCGGCTGCGGCACGGGCGCGTCCACGGCCGCGCTGCTGGCGGTCGCTCCGGGCGCGCGCGTCACGGCGATCGACGCGTCGGCCGCGATGCTCGCCGAGGCCCGCGCGAAACCCTGGCCGTCCACTGTGGACTTCCGGCACACGCCGGCCGAAGAGCCGCCCGAGGGTCCGTTCGACGCGATCTTCGCCGCGTACCTGGTCCGCAACCTCGCCGACCCCGACGCGACGCTGCGGCGGCTGCGGGGGCTGCTGCGTCCCGGCGGGACGATCGCGCTGCACGAGTACTCCGTGCGCGACTCCCGCCGCGCGCGCTGGGTGTGGAACGCGGTGTGCGGCGCGATCGTGATCCCGCTCGGGCGCGTCGCGACCGGCGACGCCACGCTCTACCGGCACCTGCGCCGCAGCGTGCTGGCGTTCGACGGGCTCGCCGACCTGGGCGACCGGCTGTCCCGGGCCGGCTTCACCGACGTCCGCACCGGCACCGTGCCCGGCTGGTCGCGCGGGATCGTCCACACGGTCCTGGGCACGGCGCCGTGA
- a CDS encoding helix-turn-helix transcriptional regulator yields the protein MSDAAAHPPKRGVDPLAPAVTAALARLRAGTGVNLAFAGQVTRSGVLLNAFDGPVVGPLRGVLLGAGQGVGGRVAYQQRALSLRDYVASRAITHRYDQVIRAEALRAMAAAPVVVARRTVAVLYVALRTSQQEMGRLLDAVSHEARALEQDLAVTDVLRRLRDRHAADDSMRRSRVAEAYADLRALAGEVGDPRLRERLLNTAGLLVGEPAPADAPHLTAREQDVLALLSTGLPNQAVAERLGIGVYTVKDHVKNLLAKLGARGRMEAVTQARRLGLLP from the coding sequence GTGAGCGACGCTGCTGCCCACCCTCCGAAGAGGGGGGTCGACCCGCTGGCCCCGGCGGTGACCGCGGCCCTGGCCCGGCTGCGCGCCGGGACCGGGGTGAACCTGGCGTTCGCCGGGCAGGTCACACGATCGGGGGTGCTGCTGAACGCGTTCGACGGTCCCGTGGTCGGGCCGCTGCGCGGAGTCCTGCTCGGCGCCGGGCAAGGCGTGGGCGGCCGGGTCGCCTACCAGCAGCGCGCGTTGTCCCTGCGTGACTACGTCGCTTCACGAGCGATCACGCACCGTTACGACCAGGTCATCCGGGCGGAGGCGCTGCGGGCGATGGCGGCGGCCCCGGTGGTCGTGGCGCGGCGGACGGTCGCGGTGCTCTACGTCGCCCTGCGCACCAGCCAGCAGGAGATGGGCCGCCTGCTCGACGCGGTTTCGCACGAGGCGCGCGCCCTCGAACAGGACCTGGCCGTCACCGACGTCCTCCGGCGGCTGCGGGACCGGCACGCCGCCGACGACAGCATGCGGCGTTCACGGGTGGCGGAGGCCTACGCGGACCTGCGGGCCCTCGCCGGTGAGGTCGGCGACCCCCGGCTACGCGAGCGCCTGCTGAACACCGCGGGCCTGCTGGTGGGCGAGCCGGCGCCGGCGGACGCGCCCCACCTGACGGCACGGGAACAGGACGTGCTGGCGTTGCTGTCCACGGGCTTGCCGAACCAGGCCGTCGCCGAGCGGCTGGGCATCGGTGTCTACACGGTGAAGGACCACGTCAAGAACCTTCTCGCCAAGCTGGGCGCCCGGGGCCGGATGGAGGCCGTGACGCAGGCGCGGCGCCTCGGCCTGCTCCCGTGA
- a CDS encoding DUF3558 domain-containing protein yields the protein MRTSATALTVALTWAAVTGCAAAPAGPHPLAPPIPGDPIDLTAFTASPCGLLDAGQLAHYYVTAPGTVQHAACVWQPGDTTGLTYEASVDTTGGGLESLYRHRATVNGFDPATVHSYPAIHRDSHAGRCTVQVGVANDTLLTVVVEATDTALSAHQDPCGEADRFAGSIVGYQGHRAP from the coding sequence GTGCGGACGTCCGCGACAGCGCTCACAGTGGCCTTGACCTGGGCCGCGGTCACGGGCTGCGCAGCGGCTCCCGCCGGGCCGCATCCCTTGGCCCCGCCGATCCCCGGCGACCCGATCGACCTCACCGCGTTCACGGCGTCGCCGTGCGGGCTGCTGGACGCCGGCCAGCTCGCGCACTACTACGTGACAGCACCCGGCACCGTGCAGCACGCGGCATGCGTGTGGCAGCCCGGGGACACGACGGGCCTGACGTACGAGGCGTCCGTCGACACCACCGGCGGCGGCCTCGAATCCCTGTACCGGCACCGCGCCACCGTGAACGGCTTCGACCCGGCGACGGTGCACAGCTACCCGGCGATCCACCGCGACAGCCACGCCGGCCGGTGCACCGTCCAGGTCGGCGTCGCGAACGACACGCTGCTGACCGTCGTCGTCGAGGCCACCGACACCGCTCTCAGTGCTCATCAGGACCCTTGCGGTGAAGCCGACCGCTTCGCCGGAAGCATCGTCGGCTACCAGGGGCACCGCGCGCCTTAG
- the ftsW gene encoding putative lipid II flippase FtsW translates to MSAVREGLVGWLTRPLASFHLVLALTGILVVMGLVMVLSASSVSSYDPRTGGGQYSLFFKHITYVGLGAAVFWLALRMPIAKIRGLAGKAMALSAGLLVAVLTPLGSTGGGAQRWFVIAGQSVQPIELAKLALALWGAHVLVAKHHLLHKWRHLMVPVVPVTLVLFALVMAQPNLSGTITLGIVMLGLLWFAGIPARLFAALLVGAAAGFTVLALSAGYRTARVLSFLSASSDPSADAYQTTQALYALADGGFFGRGLGRGSANWGYLPGVQNDFIFALIGEELGFVGCVFVIALYAGVAIAGMRIARRNLDPWIRIVAGTLTLLVVAQAAINIGYVVGLLPVTGVTLPLVSYGGSSILATMALFGILANCARNEPQAVAALRHHGPGKFGVLLRLPAPVPYAPRRRHLNRTSVGLKAVALVKDR, encoded by the coding sequence ATGAGCGCCGTGCGCGAAGGACTGGTCGGCTGGCTGACGCGCCCGCTGGCGTCCTTCCACCTGGTGCTCGCCCTGACGGGGATTCTCGTGGTCATGGGGCTGGTGATGGTGCTGAGCGCTTCGTCGGTGTCGTCCTACGACCCGCGCACCGGCGGTGGCCAGTACAGCTTGTTCTTCAAGCACATCACCTACGTCGGCCTGGGTGCCGCGGTGTTCTGGCTCGCCTTGCGGATGCCGATCGCGAAGATCCGCGGGCTGGCCGGGAAGGCGATGGCCCTGTCGGCCGGTCTGCTGGTCGCCGTGCTGACCCCGCTCGGGTCGACCGGTGGCGGCGCGCAACGCTGGTTCGTCATCGCCGGGCAGTCCGTGCAGCCGATCGAGCTGGCCAAGCTGGCGCTCGCCCTGTGGGGCGCGCACGTCCTGGTCGCCAAGCACCACCTGCTGCACAAGTGGCGGCACCTGATGGTCCCCGTGGTGCCGGTGACGCTGGTGCTGTTCGCGCTCGTCATGGCGCAGCCCAACCTCAGCGGCACCATCACCCTCGGCATCGTCATGCTGGGCCTGCTGTGGTTCGCGGGCATCCCGGCGCGGCTGTTCGCCGCACTGCTGGTGGGCGCGGCCGCCGGGTTCACCGTTCTCGCCCTGAGTGCCGGCTACCGGACGGCGCGCGTCCTGTCGTTCCTGTCGGCCTCGTCGGATCCGAGCGCCGATGCGTACCAGACGACCCAGGCGTTGTACGCGCTGGCCGACGGCGGCTTCTTCGGCCGGGGACTGGGCCGGGGCAGCGCGAACTGGGGCTACCTGCCGGGTGTGCAGAACGATTTCATCTTCGCGCTCATCGGCGAGGAGCTGGGTTTCGTCGGCTGCGTCTTCGTGATCGCGTTGTACGCGGGCGTGGCGATCGCCGGGATGCGGATCGCGCGCCGCAACCTCGACCCGTGGATCCGGATCGTCGCCGGCACGCTGACCCTGCTGGTCGTGGCCCAGGCGGCGATCAACATCGGGTACGTGGTGGGGCTGCTGCCGGTCACCGGGGTGACGTTGCCGCTGGTTTCCTACGGCGGATCGTCGATCCTGGCCACCATGGCGCTGTTCGGCATCCTGGCCAACTGCGCCCGCAACGAGCCCCAAGCGGTCGCGGCGCTGCGCCACCACGGGCCGGGCAAGTTCGGCGTCCTGCTGCGCCTGCCGGCGCCGGTACCCTACGCGCCACGCCGCCGTCACTTGAACAGGACGTCGGTCGGGCTGAAGGCCGTCGCGTTGGTGAAGGACAGGTAG
- a CDS encoding putative Ig domain-containing protein, with protein MRRPSRRILAVAGFAALALTTPAVPATASPATGTTVHPTEHVCAQVAKPGMATCFAERQTDTMRAALAPNALPSGFGPSGLRSAYNLTASGSASATVAIVDSNDDPNAESDLATYRSTYGLPACTTANGCFKKVNENGQSSPLPAADSGWAGEISLDVDMVSAICPNCHILLVEANQPSMADLGTAVNTAVSMGAKYVSNSYGGSEDGTEPSSDSSYFHHPGVAITASTGDNGYGISYPASSQYVTAVGGTSLTQGGGTRGWTETAWSGAGSGCSTSVTKPAFQNVSTGCAKRADADVSAVADPQTGVAVYQTYGGSGWAVYGGTSASSPIIASVYALAGTPGASDIPAAYPYSHAGNLNDVTSGSNGSCSVTVQCQAGAGWDGPTGLGTPNGTAAFTAGTSTGGVTVANPGNRTSVTGTATSLQLSASGGTGSYTWTATGLPAGLSISTSGLISGTPTTAGTYSVTATAKDSSGATGSTTFTWTITSSGGCSGQKLANPGFESGATAWTASSGVITTSADGEAPHSGTYLAYLDGYGTTHTDTVSQSVTIPAGCHATLSYYLHVDTAETTTTTQYDKLTVKAGSTTLATYSNLDQASGYQQHSVDVSAFAGQTVTLTFTGTEDSSLQTSFCLDDTALTVS; from the coding sequence ATGCGCCGTCCGTCCCGAAGAATCCTCGCCGTCGCCGGCTTCGCGGCACTGGCCCTGACCACGCCCGCCGTGCCCGCCACGGCATCGCCGGCCACCGGCACCACCGTCCACCCGACCGAACACGTCTGCGCCCAGGTCGCGAAACCGGGCATGGCGACGTGTTTCGCCGAACGGCAGACCGACACCATGCGCGCCGCGCTCGCGCCGAACGCCCTGCCGAGCGGGTTCGGGCCGTCCGGGCTGCGCTCCGCCTACAACCTCACGGCGAGCGGCAGCGCGTCCGCGACGGTGGCCATCGTGGACTCCAACGACGACCCCAACGCCGAGTCCGATCTGGCCACCTACCGCTCGACCTACGGCCTGCCCGCCTGCACCACGGCGAACGGCTGTTTCAAGAAGGTCAACGAAAACGGGCAGAGCAGCCCGCTGCCGGCCGCCGACAGCGGCTGGGCCGGGGAGATCTCCCTCGACGTCGACATGGTCTCGGCGATCTGCCCGAACTGCCACATCCTGCTCGTCGAAGCGAACCAGCCGAGCATGGCCGACCTCGGGACCGCCGTGAACACCGCCGTGTCGATGGGCGCCAAGTACGTCTCCAACAGCTACGGCGGAAGTGAAGACGGCACCGAGCCCAGCTCCGACTCGAGCTACTTCCACCACCCCGGCGTCGCCATCACCGCCAGCACCGGCGACAACGGCTACGGCATCAGCTACCCGGCCTCGTCCCAGTACGTCACCGCCGTCGGCGGGACCTCGCTCACCCAGGGCGGCGGCACGCGCGGCTGGACCGAAACGGCGTGGAGCGGCGCCGGCAGCGGCTGCTCGACCAGCGTCACCAAGCCCGCCTTCCAGAACGTGAGCACGGGCTGCGCCAAGCGGGCCGACGCCGACGTCTCCGCCGTCGCCGACCCGCAGACCGGCGTCGCGGTGTACCAGACCTACGGCGGCAGCGGGTGGGCCGTCTACGGCGGCACCAGCGCGTCCTCGCCGATCATCGCCTCGGTCTACGCGCTCGCCGGCACGCCCGGCGCGTCCGACATCCCGGCCGCGTACCCCTACTCGCACGCCGGCAACCTGAACGACGTCACCTCGGGCAGCAACGGCAGCTGCTCGGTGACCGTGCAGTGCCAGGCGGGCGCGGGGTGGGACGGCCCGACCGGGCTCGGCACCCCGAACGGCACCGCGGCCTTCACCGCGGGCACGTCCACCGGGGGCGTCACGGTGGCGAACCCGGGCAACCGGACCAGTGTCACGGGGACCGCGACGAGCCTGCAGCTGTCCGCCTCGGGCGGCACCGGCAGCTACACCTGGACCGCCACCGGCCTGCCGGCCGGCCTGTCGATCAGCACCTCGGGCCTGATCTCCGGCACGCCGACCACCGCCGGGACCTACTCGGTGACGGCCACCGCGAAGGACTCCTCCGGCGCCACCGGCAGCACCACCTTCACGTGGACGATCACCTCGTCGGGTGGCTGCTCCGGCCAGAAGCTGGCCAACCCCGGCTTCGAAAGCGGCGCGACGGCGTGGACCGCGTCCAGCGGCGTGATCACCACCTCCGCCGACGGCGAGGCGCCGCACTCCGGCACCTACCTCGCCTACCTCGACGGCTACGGGACCACCCACACGGACACGGTTTCCCAGTCGGTCACCATCCCGGCCGGGTGCCACGCGACGCTGTCGTACTACCTGCACGTCGACACCGCGGAAACCACGACGACGACCCAGTACGACAAGTTGACGGTCAAGGCGGGCTCGACGACGCTGGCGACGTACTCCAATCTCGACCAGGCGAGCGGCTACCAGCAGCACTCGGTCGACGTCTCGGCGTTCGCCGGGCAGACGGTGACGCTGACCTTCACCGGCACCGAGGACTCGTCGCTGCAGACCTCGTTCTGCCTCGACGACACCGCGCTGACGGTGAGCTGA
- a CDS encoding AMP-binding protein, which produces MQPGTRDVPPVVDAWLAAYDTAEADAAHLLCDRHDAEAVAFTFVEPDLTSRDVTYGELADRSRRLATVLAGRGVARGDRVPVLMGKRPELVTTLLAIWRLGAVHVPLFTAFATGAIRMRVEASRARLVVTEPSQRAKLDPVPGIDVLETGEAFDRLLDAAEPLATSVAAGGHGTMLQLFTSGTTGKPKGVPVPVRALASFHCYLHYGLDVGEDDVFWNAADPGWAYGLYYGILAPLAAGRRNLLLTAGFTPESTVAVIEKFGVTNFTGAPTMYRALSKSGLARDLRLRRASSAGEPLTPEVVDWAREALGVEVRDHYGQTELGMVINNHWHPDVARPVKPGSMGQPMPGYAAGTVDGQIAVDVANSPLLWFTGYHEEPGKTAERFTADRRWYLTADSGRIDEDGYYFFTARNDDVILAAGYRIGPFDVESVLITHPAVADVAVVGRPDPEGVRGEVVEAFVVLGGEAEANDELARELQQLVRDKYSKHAYPRTVHFVDALPKTPSGKVQRYLLRQR; this is translated from the coding sequence ATGCAGCCTGGAACTCGCGATGTACCGCCGGTCGTCGACGCCTGGCTGGCGGCGTACGACACCGCCGAGGCGGACGCCGCCCACCTGCTGTGCGACCGCCACGACGCCGAGGCCGTCGCCTTCACGTTCGTCGAACCGGACCTCACCTCGCGCGATGTCACGTACGGGGAACTGGCCGACCGGTCCCGGCGGCTCGCCACCGTCCTCGCCGGGCGGGGCGTCGCGCGGGGTGACCGGGTGCCGGTCCTGATGGGCAAGCGGCCGGAACTGGTGACGACGCTGCTGGCGATCTGGCGGCTCGGCGCCGTGCACGTCCCGCTGTTCACCGCGTTCGCCACCGGCGCCATCCGGATGCGCGTCGAAGCCTCCCGGGCCCGGCTGGTCGTCACCGAGCCGTCGCAGCGGGCGAAGCTCGACCCTGTCCCGGGCATCGACGTCCTCGAGACGGGCGAAGCGTTCGACCGGCTCCTCGACGCCGCCGAGCCCCTCGCGACGTCGGTCGCGGCCGGCGGGCACGGGACGATGCTGCAGCTGTTCACCAGCGGCACCACCGGAAAGCCGAAGGGTGTCCCGGTGCCGGTCCGCGCGCTGGCGTCCTTCCACTGCTACCTGCACTACGGGCTGGACGTCGGCGAGGACGACGTCTTCTGGAACGCGGCGGACCCCGGCTGGGCGTACGGCCTCTACTACGGCATCCTGGCCCCGCTGGCCGCCGGGCGCCGCAACCTGCTGCTCACCGCCGGTTTCACCCCCGAGTCCACAGTGGCCGTCATCGAGAAGTTCGGGGTCACCAACTTCACCGGCGCACCCACGATGTACCGGGCGCTGAGCAAGAGCGGCCTGGCCCGGGACCTCCGCCTGCGCCGGGCCTCTTCGGCGGGCGAACCGCTGACGCCCGAGGTCGTCGACTGGGCCCGCGAAGCGCTCGGCGTCGAAGTCCGCGACCACTACGGCCAGACCGAGCTCGGCATGGTCATCAACAACCACTGGCACCCGGACGTGGCCCGGCCGGTCAAGCCCGGCTCGATGGGACAGCCCATGCCCGGCTACGCCGCCGGCACCGTCGACGGCCAGATCGCCGTCGACGTCGCAAACAGCCCGCTGCTGTGGTTCACCGGCTACCACGAGGAGCCCGGGAAGACGGCGGAGCGGTTCACCGCCGACCGGCGCTGGTACCTCACCGCCGACTCCGGCCGGATCGACGAGGACGGGTACTACTTCTTCACCGCCCGCAACGACGACGTGATCCTGGCCGCGGGCTACCGGATCGGGCCGTTCGACGTGGAGAGCGTGCTGATCACCCACCCGGCGGTCGCGGACGTCGCGGTCGTCGGCCGGCCCGACCCGGAAGGAGTCCGCGGCGAAGTCGTCGAAGCCTTCGTGGTCCTCGGCGGCGAGGCCGAGGCGAACGACGAGCTGGCGCGGGAACTCCAGCAGCTGGTTCGGGACAAGTACTCCAAGCACGCCTACCCGCGCACGGTCCACTTCGTCGACGCGCTGCCGAAGACCCCGAGCGGCAAGGTCCAGCGGTACCTGCTGCGGCAGCGGTGA